The genomic interval CAGCTTGCGCACGTCAGTCAGCGTTCCGGTCACGGCGGCTGCAGCCGCCATGGCGGGACTGACCAGATGGGTGCGCCCGCCTCGCCCCTGTCGGCCTTCGAAGTTGCGGTTCGACGTCGAGGCGCAGCGCTCGCCGGGCTCCAGCTTGTCAGCGTTCATCGCCAGACACATGGAGCAGCCGGGTTCGCGCCAGTCGAAACCGGCATCGACCAGAACCTGGGCGATGCCCTCTTCCTCGGCCTGCTGCTTCACCAGACCCGAGCCCGGCACAACCATGGCATTGACATTCCCGGCGACCTTGCGGCCCTTGGCGACCTCTGCGACAGCGCGCAGATCCTCGATTCGACCGTTGGTGCAACTGCCGATAAAGACGCGATCGATCGCGATGCCGTCGAGCGGCGTTCCCGGCTTCAGGTCCATGTAGTTCAACGACCGCACCATGGCGTCGCGGTGATGGTCCTCGGCGCAGTCGGCGGGATCGGGTACGTGGCTGGAGATCGGCAAGACGTTCTCCGGGCTGGTACCCCAGGTGACCTGCGGTTCGATCTTGGCCGCGTCCAGGAAGACTTCCTTGTCAAAATGCGCGCCCTCATCGGTCGGCAGCGAGAGCCAATAGTCGACGGCCTGGTCCCAATGATCACCCGTCGGCGCCATGGGTCGACCCTTCACGTACGTGATTGTGGTGTCGTCGGGCGCGATCAGGCCGGCGCGCGCGCCGCCTTCGATGGTCATGTTGCAGACCGTCATGCGCCCTTCCATGGTCAGGCCGCGGATGACCGAGCCCGCATACTCAATGACATGGCCGGTGCCGCCGGCCGTGCCGATGGCGCCGATGATGGCCAGCACCACGTCCTTGGCGGTAATGCCGATCGGCACTTCGCCGTCGACCTTGACCAGCATGTTCTTGGGCTTGTCCTCGACCATAGTCTGGGTCGCCAGGACGTGCTCGACCTCGCTGGTGCCGATACCAAACGCCAGCGCGCCGAACGCACCGTGGGTCGAGGTGTGGCTATCACCGCACACGACCGTCATGCCAGGCTGAATGAAACCCTGCTCAGGCCCGATGATGTGCACGATGCCCTGGCGCGGATCGCTCATGCCGAACAGTTGGACGCCGAACTCCTCGCAATTCATGGTCAGGGTCTCGACCTGAATGCGGGATTGTTCGTCGTCGATGCCGAGATTGCGGTCGTGGGTCGGCACGTTGTGGTCGGCGACTGCCAGCGTCGCGGCCGGGCGCCGGACCCGGCGGCCGTGATTGCGCAATCCTTCAAAGGCCTGAGGGCTGGTCACCTCGTGCACGAGGTGACGATCGATATAGATGACCGGTGTTCCGTCGTCATTATGGGCGACGACGTGATCGTCCCAGATCTTGTCAAACAGCGTGCGGGGTTTGGTCATGGTGTCTGATCAACTCCGTCGTTCTTTGTGGCGACCGACGGTGTCGCCGGCCGCACCCGGCGCGTTCGTCAGGCGCCGTTGTCAGGTTTCTTTGAGCGGTCCTCGCGCTTCTCCGCGATACGGGCCGCCTTGCCAGTACGTCCACGAAGGTAATAGAGCTTGGCGCGGCGCACATCGCCCCGGCGCACGACCTCGATGCCCGCGATGCGCGGCGAATAGAGCGGAAAGACCTGCTCGACACCTTCGCCGTTGGAGATCTTGCGCACCGTGAACGACGAGTTGAGGCCGCGGTTCTTGCGCGCAATGCACACGCCCTCA from Pseudomonadota bacterium carries:
- the rplS gene encoding 50S ribosomal protein L19, which encodes MNVVETIEQQQIDKLTAEKAIPDFAPGDTVRVALRVIEGTRERVQNYEGVCIARKNRGLNSSFTVRKISNGEGVEQVFPLYSPRIAGIEVVRRGDVRRAKLYYLRGRTGKAARIAEKREDRSKKPDNGA
- the leuC gene encoding 3-isopropylmalate dehydratase large subunit → MTKPRTLFDKIWDDHVVAHNDDGTPVIYIDRHLVHEVTSPQAFEGLRNHGRRVRRPAATLAVADHNVPTHDRNLGIDDEQSRIQVETLTMNCEEFGVQLFGMSDPRQGIVHIIGPEQGFIQPGMTVVCGDSHTSTHGAFGALAFGIGTSEVEHVLATQTMVEDKPKNMLVKVDGEVPIGITAKDVVLAIIGAIGTAGGTGHVIEYAGSVIRGLTMEGRMTVCNMTIEGGARAGLIAPDDTTITYVKGRPMAPTGDHWDQAVDYWLSLPTDEGAHFDKEVFLDAAKIEPQVTWGTSPENVLPISSHVPDPADCAEDHHRDAMVRSLNYMDLKPGTPLDGIAIDRVFIGSCTNGRIEDLRAVAEVAKGRKVAGNVNAMVVPGSGLVKQQAEEEGIAQVLVDAGFDWREPGCSMCLAMNADKLEPGERCASTSNRNFEGRQGRGGRTHLVSPAMAAAAAVTGTLTDVRKLVG